In Rhipicephalus microplus isolate Deutch F79 chromosome 9, USDA_Rmic, whole genome shotgun sequence, one genomic interval encodes:
- the LOC119163406 gene encoding uncharacterized protein LOC119163406 — translation MKCYVILALLILGHLCQIQAATLSKPAMSTDDAKKLLIEKLFHSIMEHREELIQALQGINSTGDGTDEQFLPVLLPLIAAIAGGVVSGAVGAGVAVAVQKG, via the exons ATGAAGTGCTACGTCATCTTGGCTCTCCTCATCCTGGGGCATTTGTGCC AAATTCAAGCAGCCACGTTGAGCAAGCCAGCAATGAGCACGGACGATGCCAAGAAACTCCTCATCGAGAAACTTTTCCATTCCATCATGGAACACCGTGAAGAACTTATTCAGGCTCTTCAGGGAATCAACAGCACGGGTGACGGAACCGACGAGCAGTTCCTTCCAGTCCTGCTGCCTTTAATTGCGGCCATTGCCGGCGGCGTTGTATCCGGAGCTGTTGGAGCCGGTGTGGCCGTAGCAGTTCAGAAAGGCTGA